The following nucleotide sequence is from Mytilus galloprovincialis chromosome 12, xbMytGall1.hap1.1, whole genome shotgun sequence.
tctatattaataggagtaatatttgtgtaattcaAATCCGATCTGTATTACTATATAAGTCATGTAACGTAGCAGTATATATCAAAACTAATATACGTTACATTGACTGTTAGATTATTATGTTGGTACAATGCATGTTAAAGAAATTTCCATTCCAGGGAGAAACACTTCTGTCATCACCTAATATTGATGCATCAGATCCAGAAAATGAAACTTTAAGATACACATTGGACTGTAATGGATATAATACAACATATTTTGAAATGGACGAAAGTACAGGCGATGTTTATTTTGGCGGCGATTTTGATTCTGATATTGGTCATCCACCGGTCACTGAATGCAATGTCACCGTAACAGATCCAGGAGGTTTGACAGATACAGCATTTTTAACTATAAACATAGCAGACACAAATGACTTTACACCGATATTTGAGCGAGACTACTACAATGTATTCTTATTTCCAACGGAAGATATTGGAACGATACTAATCAATGTCTCGGTATCGGATGGAGACATTACAGAAACTTGGAATACAATAACCTACGGCTTGGATCAATCAGGTTTAGGGAATAGCTATTTCAATATCGATGAAAATGGGACAATAACTGTGGCCATGGATATTTCTGCATCCTTTAATTACGGCCAGACAGTGATCTTGACTTTAAGTGCAACTGATGGTGGAGGACTTGTGGGATATTCTACCTTGTCACTGATTTTCCCAGAGGTAGGGAAAAGGGAAACGTATTGTTCTAAACATAAAAACTATCTATGCAAGAggcaataaataaaatataaactaaaaataaactgacaacaccatggctaaacaGAAAAAAGACCACCacacaaacaatagcacacaacacacaaaatagaaaacaaaagactgaaccATTACAACAAGTTGGGATTATCTAAGGTGCTCCGAAGGATAAGCCTATCCTGACTCACAGGTGGCAACCgccatgttgctcatgttagtacaaacgcgGTTATAAATGTAATTGACAGTCAACCAACTCAACTTTCATTGAAACCGACATAAAATACGAATATTTAgttgaaatagatattttatgaaatataaccaaaaatattataaaagaatAACATATCACATCGAACCCCGACTTCTCCAAAAAATACACCAGACATGCGCacagagaaaaaaaaccatatttgAAAGTTAAATGTGTTGATTTTCTGCCCATCCAATACTCGTCCACATTATTTTCCttaaacaaaagagaaacaaacaATTCAAATGGTCCCTTTTCACCGTTGTATATAgctattaatttttttgaaattctcTCACAttgatgtgatatatattttagacAACTACAACGTCATCAACAACTACTGAACGTCCTTTCAAAACTGAAACGTACCCTGACAATGGGTACTGGTATCTATTAGCAGGGATAGTTCTGATGATGAATGCTGTCCTGATAACAAAGCTGTGCATAAGATATTGCAGACCTTGTGCAGAGTAAGTAATAAGATCTCTTATGAGACTCTCAAATAACTTTCAAATGGTTgttaatactagtatatatataacaGACCTCCATTTTGACATACAGAGCACACCGTGatcaaatatatagaaaatatatagtaTAAGACTAATATAGGTATATACATCTTTCAAAGTGTGATCAGGGTGGACTTTATGAAACCTTAGATGAGGTGTACTGTACATTTGGTTTTAAACAGGAGTCTGATATTACAGTCGTatgtgttttttttgtatttttgatgaAACACTGCTTCCAGTTTGCTAAAAGTTTTGTGTGTATCAGATCATAGACATATTtaaccgtgacgtcatcaacgtttttttcatgatcaactcttttgaaatggaatttataattgaattataagaaTTTACGTTACTGTTTTTTCTGTCCATAtgaaataacttaaaaaatgTGACGAACACTTTTCAAAACGAGGTAAACGCGCTTTTTAGTGTGCAtcccaaattttgaatttatttcttcaaaacagaaaaaaaaacataccacaGTAATTCATTATATATCAGTTATTTTTGTCTGTTGTAGGATTGAAACAAGGACAGAAGTCCAAAAGAGAGCTGATAGAATAAAGGCTGCACAGGAAAGAAAGGCTAAAgtcaaatctgattttttttcgaCAGACGATCCTTGGAGTGTGAATAAGTATCAAAGTAAAAATGTGTCAGAGGTTAGTTAAATAATTTAGTGCTAAAGTATGAGTATTCCTGGAAAGAGAAATAAGGGTACCGTTCAATGAATATAGAAAGAAAGGATTGATTTAGAATGTATTACAAAGATGGAAAAATTAAAACTATTAGTTCAGgtgaagtttaaaatatttaaatatgtcaaCTCGGAAATAAGTCGAGTAACATTTTAATAAAGAAGTAGGTATTTCTTTGAATATTGAAATTAGTTATCAGATATCAAAATTAAGTAGACGCAATTGCATAGTAATTTCCGGATGTCCCATTCTGAAACGACATTCATTATTTGCAAGCacacatagttatcaaaggtacaggcttataatttgatacgacaGATACGTCTATATAAGacctatcagtgacgctcagatcaatatagttataaagccaaagaagtaaAAGGTGGACCAtgtggaagagcattgaggacacaaagTTCCAAAAAAGTTAAGGAAATATATGCATACAAGAAAATACTGAAAAGAAAGTTGAAGACAAAACAACATTATAcgtttaacaaaatcaaaatgtatAAGTAATTGAAAGATATTAaacatttcttttgtttttaattttcctgtaAATTGAaatcagatttatttttaaatttaacatttgACCAATAAATGAAGCTGTTTTGTAATAACAAGCTCAACTAGTATGGTTTTcgatgttttaaaacatttttgcaGAAGCAAGACCCTGCTCCtgcaataaacagaaaaaataaacgTAGTGATGACAAATCAATCAATAGTTCAGACCAAGGAAGCCAAGGCACTACAAACGCTAACAGATCGTCAATGGACTCATTCGATAGTTTAAGTTCTTCAAAGAGTAAGTAGTTAGCGACTTTTTTTTCTTTCGCTAGTAGACATGCATGCTAAAGTTTTAGTATAAACGTATGTTCGCGAACATCAATATATCAAAGAGAAACAACCTTAAGCTTCATTAAACCTTATAAACAAAAAGATGTCAGCTTTGGATCTACGTACAAACAATGCCTACTGTTGAATTGATTTTACAgttaacatatatttaaattccaATAGTAGTATCAAGTGCTGGTATCATAATTTGTAAATGTTAAAGAATAGGATCAACTACGTGCATGTAGTCAATGATTCGGTATAGATATATGCTTTacaacaaaaacagtaaaatcacaaaaattctgaactccgaggaaaatgataaacagaaagtccctaatgaaatggcaaaaccATTTaataaaactcatcaaacgaattgcttacaactgtcatattcctaacttggtatggacattttcttatttacaaAATAGTGGATTAAATCCTTTAATTATTCGTTGATAAATTAagcaaaagaataaaaaaactaGCTTTCCAACTACTTCAAGTAAAGTTGTCCTTATGTAAATTTGACTTATGTTTTAGGTCTATTTCGGTTACACAGCGCCGCGTGTGTTTTAGTTGTATTTGTTTCCAAATGTTAACGATTGAGAGATATAAGACGATGGGATAAGAgtgtcaattagacaactttcaatccaagtcacaatttgaaaaaagaaaaaccattaaaggttttaagcttgtaataaaAAAGAGACAAAGCATGCAAAGAAGGAATTGCATATTTGTGTCTGAATTCGACCTTTAAATTGCTTCTTGACCTTGGAAATATCTGGTGATAACTGTCTTGGCTTCCGGATCAGTCTACCTTTAAGTTGActtaaaatattagaaaatacaTTCATTTAGCATTTATATGTTAAACGATATACAGAATAACAGaaacatttgtaataaaattcattaattttgatttctttcttTTAGATCTTTTTCCGTACAATCAACAGTCACATCATATATTTAATCCTGAGACTGGTaggaaaaataaaaagaatgtggACCAAAAGTTTCTATGGTGAAACATGATGCTACAAACAATAACAAGCTACATATAATTTCAATGACTACGTAATGAATAAAACTGTTACCAAATATCTTAATTGTTGcagacaataaataaaaatatatgttgtatGTCATTcgtcaattcaaaacaataaaagCGACCAAAAACATATCTAAAAGATAACATTTACCCTCTTTCAACATGTGTCTAGACAATGTTTTGTCTTCAGGATCGTTATTATCCAGATTGAAAAGAAGTTGTGAATGAAATCAATTGAACAAAACTGACAATATGGTATAATTGCAATGCGACATCTCTCAATCAGAGACAAATAACGttgaaaataataacttttaaCGATTATGTTAGTTCGTTCTATTTCTTAAATGTACATATTACAGAAATGTGAACAACTGATTAATAAGTAACTTTCCGTCACTTGTGATGTAAAAATATTAGCCAATGGAAACTTGTCTCTGAATTTTTTCATTGTTCCGTTCCCAACTTCtttaaattgatgaaacttaaatTATGATCATGTGTTGCGGTTGTTAAACGTTTCTTCATTAACGGAAAGGTGAGGGTTATCTCAAGGCAGAAtaagtttaacaaataaaatacatatttctcGTGCAACTTTATAAGATGTTTTGGAATTGTGAAAGTTGTCAAGATATATAAACCATGTGTTTACTTGTATGTCATTTATACAGATGAGTCGATTGTAGGTTGTAATATCTATTTTGAAtcattatgaatataaaaatgatGATGTGGACGTCTTGTTGCTAATtcacaaatgacacagaaattaacaacagtatgtcaccatacggccttcaggTGAACGCAGTAATGATGGATAAGTTTTCTGtcaaatatttttcatgattcTTATTGGCtttgtattacatgtacatgtatcatgaatTATACCtccttttttgtcctttttgtcCAGATGTTTTACAATTTCGGGTAATTGTGCAGATTTTAAACAATAATACGGGAATAACAATCCTTGTCAATATGTTTGTATACTAGTTTTATCATTAACAAGTATAATGCATTAGGTTTAGTCATGCAGATGTAGATTAAGCCCATGAATAGACTTACGCACTTGTAAAAGGACGAGGAGGGTAATTCAGATTGGCCATCAATATCACACAGCTGCTACATTTAAAAGTGTGTTGCCTATAAATGGCCATGATCATTATGATAGTAATTTTAAAACCTGTTTCAATTCACTTTTGAATTGATATAATGTAATCAAGTAAAGCACATAATGTTCTAAATTATGAACGGTTAATAGCAAACACACAACACTCTCAAAGCAGGTAAAAGCTTTAGGCAGAGTGTTGTTTCGGGCTTCCACCTAGAGTGCTTTTGCAAGTAAAATGTAGATTGCATAAATCTTACTGAACATTAATCAGTGATTTAGCCTTTTGTAATGAGTTAATAAAATCGTCAGATATTAAATGGATGTCACGGTAGATGAGAATAAGCGACGACAAAGAAGTTTAGTACTTTGCTCTTTCAAACGTGGTTTGGAGTGGAACAAAGACTAATCAGGCTGTAAAGAAAGATGTTTAAAACTGCACTGGAAATGTTGCTGTTTAGATGATAGAATAGATGGCGAAAATGCTTAACAGGTACTAACCAATCAAAAGTAAAACAACACTGACAGGAAAATTAATCCAAAATAAAACGCATGATAACACTTACAGCGGAATTAATTTGCTCGAGAATGGGGACGCCTGTCTTGTCACTCTTGTTTAAAGAGATTGATGAGTCATCATCCATAAATTCTTCTTAGCTATACTAATCAGTGGCGGGTCCACGCAAGTGCGTTATGCGCGTACgccccccttttaaaaaaaataggtaacaaaaaTATCGTAATCTGCTATTGAATATGACAATTTAtcatattcattaaataaacatataatctgatttctttttatatttttcggAATCACAGGGACATTTAAGGAGGGGGCATTAAACTCCATAATGAAATTAGCGTGAAATTGGTCTAATTATTCCACTCTACTCTAACCATTCATTGGAAACGAGAGTTCAACGGTCGTGTCTCGGAGTTTGGCGTTAATGTACATGAATGCCAGTAAacagtaatcaaaggtaccaagattataatttagtacgtcagactcgcgtttcgtctacataagattcatcagtgacgctcagatcaaaatagtaataaagccaaacaagtacaaggttgaagagcattgaggaccacatagttatgccaaatacggctaaggtaatctattcctggaatacGAAAATCCTTGGTTTTTAGAAAAAGTTTTGTAGcaggaaatttagaaaatgaccatatcattgatattcatgtcaacgacgaagtgctgactactgggctggtaatatcctcgggtacgaaacgtccaccagcagtggcatcaacccagtggtttaaatacgAAAATCCTTGGTTTTTCGAAAAAGTTTTGTAGcaggaaatttagaaaatgacca
It contains:
- the LOC143055283 gene encoding protocadherin beta-12-like; the protein is MDESTGDVYFGGDFDSDIGHPPVTECNVTVTDPGGLTDTAFLTINIADTNDFTPIFERDYYNVFLFPTEDIGTILINVSVSDGDITETWNTITYGLDQSGLGNSYFNIDENGTITVAMDISASFNYGQTVILTLSATDGGGLVGYSTLSLIFPETTTTSSTTTERPFKTETYPDNGYWYLLAGIVLMMNAVLITKLCIRYCRPCAE